A stretch of the Ischnura elegans chromosome 5, ioIscEleg1.1, whole genome shotgun sequence genome encodes the following:
- the LOC124158622 gene encoding uncharacterized protein LOC124158622, whose product MEAVLRREDCVTAVRNYLGTPDFVLEGYQIKPFSDKTVGYMGQHLKLTVSVLLDGKLQHIVFFVKLIPISDAHRSVVVEMNLFGTEVTIYNKFVPKLQSCLPAGTEFPAPKCFFARSSMRVDVGAPASPGAQEIIILEDMSVRGYRCRDIFPAMDVPHCQAVLRAMAKFHASSILLEESCRKTQVGDFDPKRDLFPEIKENFLVNEAGHKGYEVARFDAESLTSAVLQLWPEKFNGLSRDTVFKAVMGLWDKATEMVKPSTKYPNVVNHGDPWSNNILFKYDREESGREIPVDAVLVDFQVPRYSPPILDILIFLHVSTRRDFRERHLKYLLKFYHEALAEHVPKYFIEKRLPYERLLEMYDDYVNFGRILGTGYVPIVASGVDELKDTEAKMEEAVDIDKTIYSDRGDQIVSNCFKSKVFREWITDSFQECLEALNLWD is encoded by the coding sequence ATGGAAGCCGTGCTAAGAAGAGAAGACTGCGTAACCGCGGTGAGGAACTATTTGGGCACGCCTGATTTCGTCCTCGAAGGATACCAAATTAAACCCTTCTCCGACAAGACTGTAGGTTACATGGGACAGCATCTGAAATTGACGGTCTCCGTTCTCTTAGACGGCAAACTTCAGCACATCGTCTTCTTCGTGAAGCTCATCCCGATCAGCGACGCTCACCGTTCCGTCGTTGTCGAGATGAACCTCTTCGGCACCGAGGTGACGATCTACAACAAATTTGTCCCCAAGCTTCAATCGTGCCTCCCCGCCGGCACGGAGTTCCCCGCGCCGAAGTGTTTCTTTGCGCGCAGTTCAATGCGTGTGGATGTGGGAGCTCCGGCATCCCCAGGAGCACAGGAGATCATCATCCTGGAGGACATGTCGGTTAGGGGCTACCGGTGCAGGGACATCTTCCCCGCCATGGACGTCCCGCACTGCCAAGCTGTGCTGAGGGCCATGGCCAAATTTCACGCTTCGTCCATCCTCTTAGAGGAGTCGTGCAGGAAAACCCAGGTGGGAGACTTCGACCCGAAGAGAGATCTTTTTCCGGAGATAAAAGAGAACTTTTTGGTGAACGAAGCTGGTCACAAGGGATACGAGGTCGCCAGGTTCGATGCGGAGAGCTTGACCTCGGCCGTGCTCCAACTGTGGCCTGAGAAATTCAATGGTTTGAGCAGGGATACTGTCTTCAAGGCGGTGATGGGCTTGTGGGATAAGGCGACGGAGATGGTCAAGCCCTCAACGAAATACCCGAACGTCGTCAACCACGGTGATCCATGGTCTAACAACATATTGTTCAAATACGACAGGGAAGAAAGTGGACGGGAAATTCCAGTTGATGCAGTGTTGGTTGACTTTCAGGTACCACGCTACTCGCCGCCCATACTGGATATCTTGATCTTCCTTCACGTCAGTACCAGAAGGGACTTCAGGGAACGCCATCTCAAATATTTGCTCAAGTTTTACCACGAGGCTCTCGCGGAACACGTACCAAAATACTTCATCGAGAAGCGACTACCTTATGAGCGGCTCCTGGAAATGTACGACGATTACGTTAACTTTGGTCGCATCCTTGGGACCGGTTACGTTCCGATAGTGGCATCGGGAGTCGATGAATTGAAAGACACAGAAGCAAAGATGGAAGAGGCTGTGGATATCGACAAGACTATATACAGCGATAGGGGAGACCAAATCGTGAGCAACTGTTTTAAGAGCAAGGTGTTTAGAGAATGGATAACTGACTCTTTCCAGGAGTGTCTCGAGGCGCTCAATCTATGGGATTAA